A stretch of Leisingera daeponensis DSM 23529 DNA encodes these proteins:
- a CDS encoding calcium-binding protein produces MALAFTGRFGTEDLIFGTGLRDLEIAVQDGQATLYAVTGLNGGISRWQLSGDGSLPQLAGQQLHGAVSLRTGPVQLAEAGGAVRLVQGQTSGGDLTYYELQDGGSLGGQQRDALAGADAGGFGAVALLELAGGRSAFYAVGAASGALQGWQLDAAGDVQGRTAAAGGSGALQLDPAALLATVQTAGGPVLLAADAQGLHSCRADAATGALSPADDLGAAQGLSISGITALESFEAFGKSWALIGAAGSSSLTLVQVAADGGLRLEAQLMDTAMTRFGGVSALEVVEAEGHVLVLAAGNDGGLSLFTLAPGAGLIHLQSLEHMPGLGLQNVTALEAAVAGGALQVFAASGAAGGISRFTLPLADLGEVRLAAAGAARLDGSAGNDVLDGGGSGADLFGGAGDDVLVAGARGGALDGGSGADVFVINPAAGAVTVRGFTPGEDRLDLSLFEDLRSAAQLDARGRSFGIEIEAGETRILLVQEGGGELALEDVFGPSLQFAFPERQAPGVTLPGGGFYGSRGSDRISGTGGSDLLDGLAGSDVLAGGGGTDTLKGGSGDDLLLGGSGRDRLDGGTGSDTLKGGSSSDLLKGGSGADRLMGGSGDDMLKGGGSGDLLKGGGGADRLIGGGGNDRLTGGGSGDLLKGGGGADRLTGGGGDDRLEGGGGNDKLAGQGGADVFVFARGHGRDTVADFVPGTDLIDLSGAAADGFDGLDISRADGGTLIGTGSGRIFLEDLRPGQLDADDFLF; encoded by the coding sequence ATGGCACTGGCATTCACCGGACGGTTCGGCACGGAGGATCTGATTTTCGGCACCGGCCTGCGCGATCTGGAAATCGCGGTGCAGGACGGCCAGGCCACGCTTTATGCCGTCACCGGCCTGAATGGCGGCATCAGCCGCTGGCAGCTGTCCGGCGATGGCAGCCTGCCGCAGCTGGCGGGCCAGCAGCTGCATGGCGCGGTATCCTTGCGCACCGGCCCGGTCCAGCTGGCCGAGGCGGGCGGTGCGGTGCGGCTGGTGCAGGGCCAGACCAGCGGGGGCGACCTGACCTATTACGAGCTGCAGGACGGCGGCAGCCTGGGCGGCCAGCAGCGCGACGCGCTGGCGGGCGCCGATGCGGGCGGCTTCGGCGCGGTAGCGCTGCTGGAGCTGGCGGGCGGCAGATCGGCGTTTTACGCGGTGGGGGCCGCCAGCGGCGCGCTGCAGGGCTGGCAGCTGGATGCGGCGGGCGATGTGCAGGGCCGGACCGCCGCCGCGGGCGGCAGCGGCGCCCTGCAGCTGGATCCGGCGGCGCTGCTGGCGACGGTGCAGACCGCTGGCGGCCCGGTGCTGCTGGCGGCGGATGCGCAAGGGCTGCACAGCTGCCGCGCCGATGCCGCCACCGGCGCCTTGAGCCCGGCCGATGATCTGGGCGCGGCGCAGGGGCTGTCCATCTCTGGCATCACCGCGCTGGAAAGCTTTGAGGCCTTCGGCAAATCCTGGGCGCTGATCGGCGCCGCGGGCAGCAGCTCGCTCACCCTGGTGCAGGTGGCGGCGGACGGGGGGCTGCGCCTTGAGGCCCAGCTGATGGACACCGCGATGACCCGCTTTGGCGGCGTCAGCGCGCTGGAGGTGGTGGAGGCGGAGGGCCATGTTTTGGTGCTGGCGGCGGGAAATGACGGCGGCCTCAGCCTGTTCACCCTGGCGCCTGGCGCCGGGCTGATCCACCTGCAGAGCCTGGAGCATATGCCCGGTCTGGGGCTGCAGAACGTAACCGCGCTGGAGGCGGCGGTTGCGGGCGGCGCGCTGCAGGTCTTTGCCGCCTCCGGCGCGGCAGGCGGCATCAGCCGGTTCACCCTGCCGCTGGCGGATCTGGGGGAGGTGCGGCTGGCGGCGGCGGGCGCCGCCCGGCTGGACGGCAGCGCCGGCAATGACGTGCTGGACGGCGGCGGCAGCGGTGCGGACCTCTTTGGCGGGGCCGGCGACGACGTGCTGGTGGCAGGCGCCCGCGGCGGCGCACTGGACGGCGGCAGCGGCGCCGATGTCTTTGTCATCAACCCGGCGGCCGGAGCGGTGACGGTGCGCGGCTTCACCCCCGGCGAGGACCGGCTGGACCTGTCGCTGTTCGAGGACCTCCGCAGCGCTGCCCAGCTGGACGCTCGCGGGCGCAGTTTTGGCATCGAGATCGAGGCGGGGGAGACCCGGATCCTGCTGGTGCAGGAGGGCGGCGGCGAACTGGCGCTGGAGGATGTGTTCGGCCCCTCGCTGCAGTTTGCCTTCCCGGAGCGCCAGGCCCCCGGCGTGACCCTGCCCGGCGGCGGGTTCTACGGCAGCCGCGGCAGCGACCGGATCTCGGGCACCGGCGGCAGCGACCTGCTGGACGGCCTGGCGGGCAGCGACGTGCTGGCGGGCGGCGGCGGCACCGATACCCTCAAGGGCGGCAGCGGCGATGACCTGCTGCTGGGCGGCAGCGGCCGCGACCGGCTGGACGGCGGTACCGGCAGCGACACTCTCAAGGGCGGCAGCAGCAGCGACCTGCTAAAGGGCGGCAGCGGCGCGGACCGGCTGATGGGCGGCAGCGGCGATGACATGCTGAAGGGCGGCGGCAGCGGCGACCTGCTGAAGGGCGGCGGCGGCGCGGACCGGCTGATCGGCGGCGGCGGCAATGACAGGCTGACGGGCGGCGGCAGCGGCGACCTGCTGAAGGGCGGCGGCGGCGCGGACCGGCTGACCGGCGGCGGCGGCGATGACCGGCTGGAGGGCGGCGGCGGCAACGACAAGCTGGCCGGGCAGGGCGGCGCCGATGTCTTTGTCTTTGCCCGCGGCCACGGCCGCGACACGGTCGCGGATTTCGTGCCGGGCACGGACCTGATCGACCTGAGCGGGGCGGCGGCGGACGGGTTTGACGGCCTCGACATCAGCCGGGCGGACGGCGGCACGCTGATCGGCACCGGGTCGGGCAGGATCTTCCTGGAGGACCTGCGCCCCGGCCAGCTGGATGCGGATGATTTCCTGTTCTGA
- the wecB gene encoding non-hydrolyzing UDP-N-acetylglucosamine 2-epimerase, with amino-acid sequence MVFGTRPEAIKMAPVVKKLQATEGLQVDVCVTAQHREMLDQVLQLFGITPRFDLNVMKPGQDLTDITSRIILALRDVLKEHHYDRLLVHGDTTTTMAAAMAAFYAQVSVGHVEAGLRTGNIYAPWPEEMNRMLVGRMADLHFAPTETARQSLLAENVAEENIIVTGNTVIDALQQVVARFGSDAALNEEMRARFSFLEEGKRMILVTGHRRENFGQGFENICQALRGISEESDVQIVYPVHLNPNVQEPVKRILGDAAAVHLIEPQDYLPFVWLMQRSHFLITDSGGVQEEAPSLGKPVLVMRDTTERPEAVEAGTVRLVGTDPEKIRSEALRLLNDPQAYDGMARALNPYGDGKASERIAAALTRD; translated from the coding sequence ATGGTGTTTGGCACCCGTCCGGAGGCCATCAAGATGGCGCCTGTCGTCAAAAAACTGCAGGCAACCGAGGGGCTTCAGGTGGATGTGTGCGTGACCGCACAGCACCGGGAGATGCTGGATCAGGTCTTGCAGCTTTTTGGCATCACGCCGCGATTCGACCTGAACGTGATGAAGCCGGGCCAGGATCTGACCGATATCACCTCCAGAATCATTTTGGCGTTGCGTGATGTTTTAAAGGAACACCATTACGACCGGCTGCTGGTGCATGGCGACACCACCACCACAATGGCGGCGGCGATGGCGGCTTTTTACGCGCAGGTGAGCGTGGGCCATGTCGAAGCCGGGCTGCGCACCGGAAATATCTATGCGCCCTGGCCTGAAGAGATGAACCGCATGCTGGTGGGCCGGATGGCAGACCTGCATTTTGCCCCCACCGAAACCGCCCGCCAGAGCCTGCTGGCCGAGAATGTGGCGGAGGAAAACATCATCGTCACCGGCAACACGGTGATTGACGCGCTGCAGCAGGTGGTGGCCCGGTTCGGCAGCGATGCGGCGCTGAATGAAGAGATGCGGGCCCGCTTCTCCTTCCTGGAGGAGGGCAAGCGGATGATCCTGGTGACCGGCCACCGGCGGGAAAACTTCGGACAGGGGTTTGAGAACATCTGCCAGGCGCTGCGCGGGATCAGCGAAGAGAGCGATGTCCAAATCGTCTACCCGGTGCATCTGAACCCCAATGTGCAGGAGCCGGTGAAGCGGATCCTGGGGGATGCTGCGGCGGTGCATCTGATCGAGCCGCAGGACTACCTGCCGTTTGTCTGGCTGATGCAGCGGTCGCATTTCCTGATCACCGACTCCGGCGGTGTGCAGGAGGAGGCGCCGAGCCTCGGCAAGCCGGTTCTGGTCATGCGCGACACCACCGAACGCCCGGAAGCGGTCGAGGCAGGCACCGTGCGCCTGGTCGGCACCGATCCGGAGAAGATCCGCAGCGAAGCGCTGCGGCTGCTGAACGATCCGCAGGCCTATGACGGGATGGCCCGCGCCCTGAACCCCTATGGCGACGGCAAGGCATCCGAGCGGATTGCCGCGGCGCTGACCCGCGACTGA
- the wecC gene encoding UDP-N-acetyl-D-mannosamine dehydrogenase, translating to MFDRISMIGLGYIGLPTAALFAARGVEVIGVDVSPKVVETINAGKIHIVEPELDGIVHKAVTDGNLRATLEAEPAEAFVIAVPTPFREGYEPDLSYIQSAANMIAPVLKAGDLVVLESTSPVGATEQMAAWLAEARRDLSFPQDAGNDADVQVAHCPERVLPGHVVRELVENDRIIGGMTERASEMAIAMYKKVVQGDCIVTDAKTAEMCKLTENSSRDVQIAFANELSVICDKFGIDVWELISLANRHPRVNILQPGAGVGGHCIAVDPWFIVASAPEEAKLIRAARNGNDGKPKWVLQKVRDAVMDVLAADPSRAMEDIKVACLGLAFKPDIDDLRESPALGITAELSKLGCQVLAVEPHIKTLPAPLGEGGIVLADLDQALAAADVACVLVKHSAFAGLKDKLPEGLKLIDVVGLA from the coding sequence ATGTTTGATCGTATCTCGATGATTGGTTTGGGCTATATCGGCCTGCCGACTGCCGCCCTGTTTGCCGCCCGGGGGGTCGAAGTCATTGGCGTTGATGTCTCCCCCAAGGTGGTTGAGACGATCAATGCAGGCAAAATCCACATCGTTGAGCCGGAGCTGGACGGGATCGTTCACAAGGCGGTCACCGATGGCAATCTGCGCGCAACGCTTGAGGCAGAGCCGGCCGAGGCGTTTGTCATCGCCGTGCCCACCCCGTTCCGGGAAGGCTATGAGCCGGACCTGAGCTACATCCAGTCGGCGGCCAATATGATTGCCCCGGTGCTGAAGGCGGGCGATCTGGTGGTGCTGGAAAGCACCTCGCCGGTTGGCGCCACCGAGCAGATGGCGGCCTGGCTGGCCGAGGCACGGCGGGACCTGAGCTTCCCGCAGGATGCCGGCAATGACGCTGACGTGCAGGTGGCGCATTGCCCCGAACGGGTGCTGCCCGGCCATGTGGTGCGCGAACTGGTGGAAAATGACCGCATCATCGGCGGCATGACCGAACGCGCCAGCGAGATGGCGATTGCGATGTACAAGAAGGTGGTGCAGGGCGACTGCATCGTCACCGATGCCAAGACCGCCGAGATGTGCAAGCTGACCGAGAACAGCTCGCGCGATGTGCAGATCGCCTTTGCCAACGAGCTGTCGGTGATCTGCGACAAGTTCGGCATCGACGTCTGGGAGCTGATTTCGCTGGCCAACCGCCACCCTCGCGTCAATATCCTGCAGCCGGGCGCCGGTGTCGGCGGCCATTGCATCGCCGTGGACCCCTGGTTCATCGTCGCCTCCGCTCCGGAGGAGGCCAAGCTGATCCGCGCCGCCCGCAATGGCAATGACGGCAAGCCCAAATGGGTCCTGCAGAAGGTGCGCGATGCGGTCATGGACGTGCTGGCTGCGGACCCGTCCCGCGCGATGGAAGACATCAAGGTGGCTTGCCTGGGCCTGGCGTTCAAACCCGATATTGACGACCTGCGCGAAAGCCCCGCTCTGGGGATCACCGCGGAACTCAGCAAGCTGGGCTGCCAGGTGCTGGCGGTAGAGCCGCATATCAAGACGCTGCCCGCGCCGCTGGGCGAAGGCGGCATCGTGCTTGCGGACCTGGACCAGGCGCTGGCCGCAGCCGATGTGGCCTGCGTGCTGGTCAAGCACTCTGCCTTTGCCGGCCTCAAGGACAAGCTGCCGGAAGGGCTGAAGCTGATCGACGTGGTCGGGCTGGCGTAA
- a CDS encoding DUF2793 domain-containing protein, whose amino-acid sequence MTQSSPILALPYLMPSQAQKHVTHNEALQLLDALVQLSVQGFDAATPPASPAPGESHALGAAPQAAWAGHAGEIAVWQGEGWLFLAPRPGWRAWSLAEAELRVWDGSAWILPPAATQNLARVGVGTAADAANPLSVSGPATLLTHAGAGHQLKVNKAAGSDTASVLFQSGWSGRAEIGLAGNDDFSVKLSADGSGWSTALALKANGRAGLGTASPAAHLEILGGSADYLLAGDGSTGFRLGADGNGSCSGAWSGGGADYAEWFEWADGNPDAEDRRGLSVVLEGARIRPARPGEVPIGVISSNPAVIGDGDLDGWKRRWRRDAYGGLLRDAAGQPQENPAYDPGRPYVPRSERREWALAGLLGKLRLRRGQPAAPGWTRMRQISAEVEEWLVR is encoded by the coding sequence ATGACCCAGTCCTCGCCGATCCTTGCCCTGCCCTACCTGATGCCCTCCCAGGCGCAGAAACATGTGACCCACAACGAAGCGCTGCAGCTGCTGGATGCCCTGGTGCAGCTCAGCGTTCAGGGGTTCGATGCCGCCACCCCGCCCGCCAGCCCGGCCCCGGGCGAGAGCCATGCGCTTGGCGCGGCGCCGCAGGCGGCCTGGGCCGGCCATGCCGGCGAAATCGCGGTCTGGCAGGGCGAGGGCTGGCTGTTCCTCGCCCCCCGGCCCGGCTGGCGCGCCTGGAGCCTGGCGGAGGCGGAACTGCGGGTCTGGGACGGCAGCGCCTGGATCCTGCCGCCCGCCGCCACCCAGAACCTGGCCCGGGTCGGGGTGGGCACCGCCGCAGACGCCGCCAACCCGCTGTCGGTCTCCGGCCCGGCAACGCTGCTGACCCATGCCGGAGCGGGCCATCAGCTCAAGGTGAACAAGGCCGCCGGCAGCGACACCGCCTCCGTGCTGTTCCAGTCCGGCTGGAGCGGCCGGGCCGAGATCGGGCTCGCGGGCAATGACGATTTCTCGGTGAAGCTCTCCGCCGATGGCAGCGGCTGGAGCACCGCGCTGGCGCTCAAGGCAAACGGCCGCGCGGGCCTTGGCACCGCCAGCCCGGCGGCGCATCTGGAGATCCTGGGCGGCAGTGCCGACTACCTGCTGGCAGGCGATGGCAGCACCGGTTTCCGGCTTGGCGCGGACGGCAACGGCAGCTGCTCCGGCGCCTGGTCCGGCGGCGGCGCTGATTACGCGGAATGGTTCGAATGGGCCGACGGCAACCCGGACGCCGAGGACCGCCGCGGCCTCAGCGTGGTGCTGGAAGGCGCCAGGATCCGCCCGGCCCGGCCCGGCGAGGTGCCCATCGGCGTGATCAGCAGCAATCCGGCGGTGATCGGCGACGGCGATCTGGACGGCTGGAAGCGCCGCTGGCGGCGCGACGCCTATGGCGGCCTGCTGCGCGATGCGGCAGGGCAGCCGCAGGAAAACCCCGCCTATGATCCCGGGCGGCCTTACGTGCCGCGCTCAGAACGCCGGGAATGGGCGCTGGCGGGTCTTCTGGGCAAGCTCCGGCTGCGCCGCGGCCAGCCCGCAGCGCCGGGCTGGACCCGGATGCGGCAGATCTCCGCGGAGGTGGAGGAATGGCTGGTGCGCTGA
- the rfbF gene encoding glucose-1-phosphate cytidylyltransferase: MKVAILAGGKGTRLAEETSVRPKPMVEIGGMPILWHIMMIYSHYGYNDFSVALGYKGDYIKRYFAEYGTLAGSITVNMGRPDPVVRHDQQHAPWTVDLIETGDETLTGGRVKRLQPHLGNETFMLTWGDGVSDVDLDKLLAFHRYHGKLATITAVRPPARYGHMRFDGDQVTAFEEKPQTAEGWINGAFFVLEPQVFDYIEGDMVMFEHAPLENLAKDGQLMAYRHDGFWAAMDTLRDKHILQTLWNSGQRPWAVWEK; encoded by the coding sequence ATGAAAGTGGCTATTCTTGCCGGCGGCAAGGGAACCCGTCTGGCAGAGGAGACCTCCGTCAGGCCGAAGCCGATGGTGGAAATCGGCGGGATGCCGATCCTGTGGCATATTATGATGATCTATTCCCATTACGGATATAACGATTTCTCTGTCGCCCTGGGCTACAAGGGCGATTACATCAAACGCTATTTTGCCGAATACGGCACGCTGGCGGGCAGTATCACCGTCAATATGGGGCGCCCCGATCCGGTGGTGCGCCATGACCAGCAGCATGCCCCCTGGACCGTCGACCTGATCGAAACCGGCGATGAGACGCTGACCGGCGGCCGGGTCAAGCGGCTGCAGCCGCACCTGGGCAACGAAACCTTCATGCTGACCTGGGGCGACGGGGTGTCCGATGTGGATCTGGACAAGCTGCTGGCCTTTCACCGCTATCACGGCAAGCTGGCGACCATCACCGCGGTGCGCCCGCCCGCCCGCTACGGCCACATGCGGTTTGACGGCGACCAGGTCACCGCCTTTGAGGAGAAGCCGCAGACCGCCGAGGGCTGGATCAACGGCGCCTTCTTCGTGCTGGAGCCGCAGGTGTTCGACTACATCGAAGGGGACATGGTGATGTTCGAGCATGCGCCCTTGGAAAACCTGGCCAAGGACGGCCAGCTGATGGCCTACCGCCATGACGGCTTCTGGGCGGCGATGGACACGCTGCGCGACAAGCACATCCTGCAGACACTGTGGAATTCCGGGCAGCGCCCCTGGGCGGTTTGGGAGAAGTGA